AGTCATACTACACTTCATCCTATTTTGAATCAGAGACAGTACTGCGAAACCTAATGATCCGTTTTAGACCAGAGGGCAGTACAAGGAAAGCATTAGGTAAGTAGGATGCACCCATGCATTTGATTCGCGATAAACTACAAGAGGAGTGCTACTAGAACAGATCCGCGTCACCACGACACTAATTGATATATCGGTGATTCTCCCAGCTGCTATGCTAGCTCCTCACTTTGCAGATGAAATAATGCGTAGTACGCCAGACGCCCCTAGATTTCCGGCACGATTAACAAAACCGCGCGCGGCGAAGCAGATGCCGATCGATTGATAGTAACAGAGCCGGAGCCCGGAGCGGCTGCTGCGTCTGACGCTCGCGCGTACGTGTTGCACTGATTTTTTTGATCGGACCGAGGTGGCAGGGGGTGGGCCGGGGGCAGGCGCATAGAAAAACCAAGGACATGGCAGCGACAAGCACGTACGAGGGCAGGCAGCGATCGAGAAGGACGGCCAGGGGAGACGAACCCTCGCCTGGATCCCTTCGGAAAGCCGCTCCGCTCCTGTATAATATTCGCCCACCAACGCCACAACTTGGATGGGGGCGATGACTAATTGCCCCAGATGCACTGCATCGGCGCGTCCAGCCTCTTTCTCACTTCTCTCTCATCCATCTGTCTCCATCGCTGGGTCTATCAGCAAATCGCAGGATCGGTTCCCTCGTAGTAGTATCAGGCTAAAATTGGGACGGAAAGACGCTGCTGCCATCGATCTCCCCAGGTATGCTAGCTCTCGCGAGAACCATGGCCATCCGCCTTTGTCTTCAATGGATATATACTTCGCTTGTGCATCTATGCAGGTGTTTGCATGTAATTGTATGCGTGCGCATGTACGTACGTACCTCTCTTGAATTATTGGACTACAACTCGGAGTGTGTTCCTATGTTTGTGCGTAATCAAGAGCTTTCTTTCGTTCGATGTATAGTTTGGATTTGCGCCATGGTGCCTGATCCACCTAACTGTTAATCGATCGTCCTGTACGCTTAGTTCAATGATCTAATAATTGTTGGATTGAGTACCATACTGCTCGATCTCTTTCTTCGTTGTATATTCTTTCAGACAACGGTTCGGTTTCTTTTCTGAAAGAACAAGGAATTGGGTGCCTTTCGCCTCAGCTTTAGGACGTTTTCTTCCCTTTGTCCGTGGCTTTAACCACGTTTCTTGCTGATGAAATAATTACATACGTATTGCTTACGCATGGAGTTGATTAGTTCGATCGCTTCATATGCTGATTAGATCTTTTTTGGCGAAACAGGGTAACTAGATCTGAATAACTGATCAGATTCGGCGAGCAGTCATAGTTATGAGATTGAAAGCTTCAACTCTAAGACTCTAGCACTACAGTGACTGCATGCGTACTTTCAACTTCAAGAAGACACGCAAAGGGCAAGGTATCAGTTGAACGCACCTCATGTCCTTGAGCCCAGGAAATGAGCCCCCGGAGGACATCCAAGAACTGATCTCCAGTACTAGTCCCAACTGCAGTCCATCTGCCGCACCCCGCGACATGAAGAGCGGCAGAGGCTGGGGCGACGGCGGGGCGTCGTCGCGCACTTCGACATCCGAACAGGGAGTGGTccacggggaggaggaggctagCCGTAGCACTGGCTTCTGGACCAGGTACTTTTCGGTGTCGTTGCTGCTGCTCCTGGGCGTCACCGCGTCGCTGGTGATCCTCCCGCTCGTCCTgccgccgctcccgccgccgccatcgatGCTGTTGCTGGTGCCGGTGGCAAtgctgctggtgctgctggTGCTGGCGTTCATGCCGACGTCGTCGGGCGGCCGCAGTGGGGCGGACCTGACATAGATAACCACATCGTTTTCCAGCCCTTGTTCTGTTTTTTCCATTTGTTCTTGCACGGATCAGTTTAAGATCCTTCTGCCCTTCTCAATGTTATGCATGCTGGTCGTTTTTAGgttatttttagtattttttaaacaaaactgCCAATTAATTTGTGTTTTGTTACTGGTATGTTTACACAAGATCAGAGAATGATAATTCTTCCTCTTTTCACTATTTCTGCATGCTAATATATATCACTTGATTTACATAGTTGCGTTCCAACAGCTTTTGATGGATTTATAATTTTAAATCAAATGCTACATCATTTCAACGTGACTGAGACCGTGGTAAGCCATTGAAAAATCAATTTATCATGAGAAAATTGGTCCGAAAACTCATCATGAAAATTATTACTTTCTCCAGTGAAAAGTGTTTCTTAGGAATACGTTCGTGCAAACTATTTAAAATTGGCAATCCGTATCTTTTTAATAttgattttaaaattttcaaacaatAAGAGTCGACCTGTCTCGAAAAATCTAGAGTGTCAGATTTTGCTATGTTCTGTAAATATAGTGCATATAAATTAGTAGTCgaggtttttaagaaaaaaagtgTAGTTATCAAAAAGTTACATTTTGTCTAGCAGGCGGTG
This genomic window from Phragmites australis chromosome 7, lpPhrAust1.1, whole genome shotgun sequence contains:
- the LOC133924291 gene encoding protein AUXIN-REGULATED GENE INVOLVED IN ORGAN SIZE-like, with amino-acid sequence MSLSPGNEPPEDIQELISSTSPNCSPSAAPRDMKSGRGWGDGGASSRTSTSEQGVVHGEEEASRSTGFWTRYFSVSLLLLLGVTASLVILPLVLPPLPPPPSMLLLVPVAMLLVLLVLAFMPTSSGGRSGADLT